A region of Paraburkholderia sp. BL23I1N1 DNA encodes the following proteins:
- a CDS encoding membrane integrity-associated transporter subunit PqiC yields the protein MMRSILFLIAALAVGQFAGCTGSPKAVFYTLSSDTALERSGPAVPISIVVGPVTLPELIDRPQMVTRVSPNEVALNEFARWGEPLKSGIPRALAGDLAQLLGTGNVSVFPQTVGMSTWQVRVDILRFDVTPGEAVTVEALWTVRPPKQAAQLTGRTLAREPLNGQGYDAIAAAHSRALAAVSRDIAAAIERTQP from the coding sequence ATGATGCGCTCAATCCTGTTCCTGATTGCCGCGCTCGCGGTTGGACAGTTCGCTGGTTGCACCGGCTCGCCAAAGGCGGTCTTTTACACCCTGAGCTCGGATACCGCGCTCGAACGCAGTGGGCCTGCCGTCCCGATCAGCATCGTCGTGGGTCCGGTGACGCTGCCGGAGTTGATCGACCGTCCGCAGATGGTGACGCGAGTCAGTCCCAACGAGGTTGCCCTGAACGAATTCGCACGTTGGGGGGAGCCTCTGAAAAGCGGGATCCCGCGGGCACTCGCCGGCGACCTTGCGCAATTGCTGGGTACCGGCAATGTATCGGTTTTTCCGCAGACCGTGGGCATGTCGACCTGGCAGGTTCGCGTGGACATTCTGCGCTTCGACGTGACGCCCGGAGAAGCAGTGACGGTTGAGGCGCTGTGGACCGTGCGTCCCCCAAAGCAGGCTGCCCAGCTAACAGGGCGCACGCTCGCACGTGAGCCGTTGAACGGGCAGGGTTACGACGCGATCGCGGCAGCGCACAGCCGCGCTCTGGCCGCCGTGAGTCGCGATATTGCCGCGGCGATTGAACGGACGCAGCCGTGA
- a CDS encoding intermembrane transport protein PqiB has product MSRPPDRSDSPEPNIPEAVAAGRPRWRIQLIWLVPLVAVLIGGWLAVKAVLEQGSTITITFMTGEGLEAGKTKIKFKNVDIGVVRSVTLSKDHTRVVASAEIVKDAADLLVDNTRFWVVRPRISGGTVSGIGTLLSGSFIGMDVGNATTRRRDYIGLETPPVFASDVPGREFVLKAEDMGSLDVGSPVFFRRLQVGQVTAYRLDDDGKGVTLRVFVNAPYDRFVSSGTRFWHASGIDVSLDTTGVKVNTQSLVSIVIGGLAFETPSEEAAQSQAAAGTTFALFHDRADAMKRQDRIVDTYVLNFTESVRGLTVGAPVDFRGIVVGEVKAIYTRFDPATKQFSIPVEVNFYPERFTSRYRSGTTGGRIGGVNPHDLAELLVERGLRAQLKTGNLLTGQLYVALEFFPNAPKAKMDWTRSPPEIPTVPGGLQSLQDSVTSLVAKLNKIPFETIGKNAQQTLADADTLLRRLDTEVAPQARDALAAARTALDSANSALQPDSGLQQGVGDAMSELARTAAAFRTLADYLERHPEALIRGKPEDQK; this is encoded by the coding sequence GTGTCTAGGCCACCCGATCGATCTGACTCGCCTGAGCCCAATATTCCGGAAGCGGTCGCGGCGGGCCGCCCGCGTTGGCGGATACAACTGATCTGGCTGGTGCCGCTTGTGGCCGTCCTGATTGGTGGCTGGCTCGCCGTGAAGGCTGTCCTCGAGCAGGGCTCTACGATTACGATCACGTTCATGACGGGTGAAGGGCTCGAGGCGGGCAAAACCAAGATCAAGTTCAAGAATGTGGACATCGGGGTCGTCAGGAGCGTAACGCTGTCGAAAGATCACACACGCGTTGTCGCGAGCGCTGAAATTGTCAAGGACGCGGCAGATCTGCTTGTCGACAACACACGTTTCTGGGTCGTACGGCCGCGCATTTCCGGGGGTACGGTCTCGGGAATCGGCACGCTGTTGTCTGGTTCGTTTATCGGCATGGACGTCGGCAACGCAACGACCAGACGGCGTGACTATATCGGCCTCGAAACGCCACCCGTGTTTGCAAGCGACGTGCCGGGACGGGAGTTCGTGTTGAAGGCCGAGGACATGGGCTCACTCGACGTTGGCTCTCCGGTCTTTTTCCGCCGGCTGCAGGTGGGGCAGGTCACTGCCTACCGTCTCGACGATGACGGCAAAGGTGTGACATTAAGAGTATTCGTCAATGCACCCTATGACAGGTTTGTCAGTAGCGGCACGCGGTTCTGGCACGCAAGCGGCATTGACGTCTCGCTGGATACGACCGGTGTCAAGGTCAATACCCAGTCGTTAGTGTCGATCGTGATCGGCGGCCTTGCGTTCGAAACGCCTTCTGAGGAGGCTGCCCAATCCCAGGCCGCTGCCGGGACTACATTCGCTTTGTTCCACGACCGTGCGGACGCGATGAAGCGCCAGGACCGTATCGTCGATACCTACGTACTGAATTTCACGGAGTCGGTGCGCGGGCTGACGGTCGGCGCGCCCGTCGACTTCCGCGGAATCGTAGTGGGTGAGGTGAAAGCGATCTATACCCGCTTTGACCCGGCCACCAAACAGTTCAGCATTCCGGTCGAAGTGAATTTCTATCCGGAGCGCTTCACGTCCCGGTACCGGTCCGGCACCACAGGGGGCAGAATCGGGGGCGTGAATCCTCATGACCTGGCGGAGCTACTGGTGGAGCGGGGCCTGCGCGCACAGTTGAAAACGGGCAACCTGCTCACCGGGCAGCTGTATGTCGCGCTCGAATTCTTTCCCAATGCACCAAAAGCGAAAATGGATTGGACCAGGAGCCCTCCGGAAATACCGACTGTCCCTGGTGGCCTGCAATCGTTGCAGGACTCGGTCACAAGCCTGGTGGCCAAGTTGAACAAGATTCCGTTCGAAACGATCGGAAAGAACGCGCAGCAGACGCTCGCCGACGCGGACACGCTGCTCAGGCGGCTCGACACGGAAGTCGCGCCGCAGGCGCGCGATGCGCTGGCTGCGGCGCGTACGGCTCTCGATTCCGCGAACAGCGCGTTGCAGCCGGACTCGGGATTGCAGCAAGGCGTCGGCGACGCCATGAGTGAGCTTGCTCGCACCGCTGCTGCGTTCAGAACACTCGCGGACTACCTCGAACGACACCCGGAAGCGCTGATCCGAGGCAAGCCGGAGGACCAGAAATGA
- a CDS encoding paraquat-inducible protein A: protein MTGERLIACHECDLIQRESPLPHSGVLRCCRCGAELYRSHADSLDHTLAYTLTSMILFGIANAFPIVGLAVNGNLVQTTLFGAVRVLYLDGMWPLATLVFATTILTPALQMTAIAYLMMPLRLGRVPYRVDMAFRLLRLVQPWGMTEVLILGLLVALVKLAHIASVVPGVALWSFGALMLLQSAASAAFDSREIWIRVGGAQKGGPSSGSPTALPASTAAGCGLMVCHSCGLMSKPAAHAHEALCPRCGARVHFRKLDSIARTWAFLIAAMILYIPANVLPVMHTSSLFGAQKDTIMSGVVYLWTSGSWPLAAIVFIASVVVPMLKILALVYLVASTQFHSRWQPQQRTRIYRLVEFVGRWSMLDIYVITMLVALVQFNALATISAGPAAVAFGAVVVLTMFAAMSFDPRLIWDTVEKDRV, encoded by the coding sequence ATGACCGGCGAACGCCTTATCGCGTGTCACGAATGCGATCTGATCCAGCGCGAGTCGCCTCTTCCGCACAGCGGCGTGCTGCGTTGTTGCCGTTGCGGCGCGGAGCTTTACCGGAGCCATGCAGACAGCCTCGATCACACGCTCGCCTATACGCTGACTTCAATGATTCTGTTCGGCATTGCCAACGCGTTCCCTATCGTCGGCCTGGCGGTGAACGGCAACCTCGTCCAGACCACGCTCTTCGGCGCGGTGCGTGTGCTGTATCTGGATGGTATGTGGCCGCTCGCGACACTCGTGTTCGCGACGACGATACTGACGCCCGCCCTGCAAATGACCGCCATCGCGTATCTGATGATGCCGTTGAGATTGGGACGCGTGCCGTACCGGGTCGACATGGCGTTCCGCCTGCTGCGCCTCGTGCAGCCATGGGGCATGACAGAGGTGCTGATCCTCGGACTGCTCGTCGCACTTGTCAAGCTTGCGCATATAGCGAGCGTTGTACCCGGCGTTGCACTGTGGTCGTTCGGTGCGTTGATGCTCCTGCAGTCTGCCGCGAGTGCGGCATTCGATTCTCGCGAAATCTGGATCCGTGTCGGTGGCGCGCAAAAAGGCGGGCCGTCGAGCGGCTCGCCGACGGCTTTACCGGCTTCGACGGCGGCTGGCTGCGGATTGATGGTCTGCCACAGTTGCGGGTTGATGTCGAAACCGGCTGCGCACGCGCACGAGGCATTATGTCCGCGATGCGGAGCGCGCGTCCACTTTCGGAAACTGGATAGCATCGCTCGCACGTGGGCGTTTCTGATCGCTGCGATGATCCTCTACATTCCGGCCAACGTGCTGCCGGTCATGCACACGAGTTCGCTGTTCGGGGCGCAGAAAGACACCATCATGAGCGGGGTGGTTTATCTGTGGACATCGGGTTCCTGGCCGCTCGCAGCGATCGTATTCATCGCGAGTGTCGTGGTGCCGATGCTGAAGATCCTCGCGCTGGTATACCTGGTGGCGTCGACACAGTTTCATTCGCGCTGGCAGCCGCAGCAAAGGACGCGCATCTATCGGTTGGTGGAATTTGTCGGGCGCTGGTCGATGCTCGACATCTATGTCATTACGATGCTGGTTGCCCTCGTGCAGTTCAATGCGTTGGCGACAATCAGCGCTGGGCCGGCCGCGGTCGCGTTCGGGGCAGTCGTCGTGCTGACCATGTTCGCCGCCATGTCGTTCGATCCGCGGCTGATCTGGGACACGGTGGAGAAGGACCGTGTCTAG
- a CDS encoding efflux transporter outer membrane subunit, protein MRTAASILLIAPALVLGMGGCLLGPDYVRPSVETPATFRFASGEGAQVGNAAWWEQFRDPVLNDLIATALADNKDVKIAAARVDLFLGQFVTTRSALFPQLNAGFDASRQRASQAGPTPLPTGVGPVFNEFQAPLAVSWEIDMFGKVRRQTEAARASLLASEEGRRATILSLVASVASAYINLRDLDAQLAIAKATTESRADSVKVFSARFSGGDVSQMELAQSQSEYEASLATIPQIEAQIAQQEDALSLLLGHNPGDILRGRELSDLAIPAVPSGLPSDLLERRPDVLQAEQNLVAANALIGAARALYFPSISLTGLFGSVSGQFSKLFTGPARVWSYAGSVSVPIFTAGNIGGQVRQAEAQQQQALFEYQQIIQSAFRDVDDALIALQKSREQLVVQSRQIDALRTYSRLARLRYEGGYTSYIEVLDAERSLFNAQLSYTQTNGAVFGSIIALYKAMGGGWVVTAEQMTHKASMRQGGVAPRRDDSVAELLP, encoded by the coding sequence ATGCGTACCGCGGCGTCAATCCTGTTGATCGCGCCGGCACTCGTCCTCGGCATGGGCGGCTGCCTGCTCGGTCCTGACTACGTGCGGCCGTCGGTCGAAACGCCGGCGACGTTCCGATTCGCCTCCGGTGAAGGCGCGCAGGTCGGTAATGCCGCGTGGTGGGAGCAGTTCCGGGACCCGGTGCTGAACGATCTCATTGCCACCGCGCTCGCCGACAATAAGGATGTGAAGATTGCGGCCGCGCGCGTGGACCTGTTCCTGGGCCAGTTCGTCACGACCCGCTCCGCGCTGTTCCCGCAGCTCAACGCAGGTTTCGATGCATCCCGTCAACGTGCATCGCAGGCGGGGCCGACCCCGCTGCCCACTGGAGTTGGCCCTGTGTTCAACGAGTTTCAGGCACCGCTTGCGGTCTCCTGGGAAATCGACATGTTCGGCAAGGTGCGTCGCCAGACCGAAGCTGCGCGCGCGAGTTTGCTGGCGAGCGAAGAGGGCCGTCGCGCGACGATTCTGTCGCTGGTCGCATCCGTTGCTTCCGCGTACATCAATTTGCGCGATCTCGACGCACAGCTTGCCATTGCGAAAGCGACCACCGAGAGTCGCGCCGACTCGGTCAAGGTTTTCTCGGCGCGTTTCTCGGGAGGGGACGTCTCGCAGATGGAGCTCGCGCAGAGCCAGTCGGAATACGAGGCGTCGCTTGCCACGATTCCGCAGATCGAAGCGCAAATAGCGCAGCAGGAAGATGCGCTGTCACTCCTGCTCGGCCATAACCCGGGAGACATCCTGCGTGGGCGGGAGCTCTCGGATCTGGCGATCCCGGCCGTGCCGTCCGGGCTGCCTTCGGATCTGCTCGAGCGCCGTCCGGATGTGCTTCAGGCCGAGCAGAACCTGGTTGCCGCAAACGCGTTGATCGGCGCGGCACGCGCGCTGTACTTCCCGTCGATTTCGCTGACCGGATTGTTCGGTTCCGTCAGTGGACAGTTCTCGAAGCTGTTTACAGGGCCTGCGCGCGTCTGGTCGTACGCTGGTTCCGTGAGCGTGCCGATCTTCACGGCCGGCAACATAGGCGGGCAGGTGAGGCAGGCTGAAGCGCAGCAGCAACAGGCGTTGTTCGAATATCAGCAGATCATCCAGAGCGCGTTTCGGGATGTCGACGATGCGCTGATTGCGCTGCAGAAATCTAGAGAACAACTCGTCGTGCAGAGTCGTCAGATCGATGCGTTGCGCACCTACTCACGGCTCGCGCGGCTGCGTTACGAGGGCGGATATACGAGCTATATCGAAGTACTGGACGCGGAACGTAGTTTGTTCAATGCCCAACTCAGCTACACCCAGACCAATGGCGCGGTGTTCGGTTCAATCATTGCGCTTTATAAGGCGATGGGCGGCGGCTGGGTGGTGACGGCTGAACAGATGACACACAAGGCATCCATGCGGCAGGGCGGTGTCGCGCCTCGACGTGACGATTCCGTTGCGGAGCTGCTGCCATGA
- a CDS encoding efflux RND transporter permease subunit gives MNISHHCIDRPIFAAVISIVITLGGALTMFALPIAQYPDITPPQITISANYPGANADVVANNVAAPIEQQVNGADNMIYMNSSSSSTGNLTINAYFQIGTNPELAQVDVQNRVNLALPQLPSSVQSQGIQVQKKSSAFMMVIAIYSPSNRYDATYIANYANIYVLDALKRIPGANQSSIFGNPDYAMRIWLRPDRMAQLGITAADVQKAVSSQNQQFAAGRLGQSPTGVPVEQSFAVTTTGRLTEPAEFENIIIRAANGGAAIVRLKDIGRAELGQKDYSIRSRYQGKPATVIAVYQQPGANALDVSKQVRATLAQMKQSFPEGMDYSIAMDTTEFTRASITDVVHTFFEAVVLVVIVVFVFLQSLRATLIPVLAVPVSIVGTFMGMQAMGFSINMLTLFGMVLAIGIVVDDAIIVIENVERNMNVHKLNPNAAAKRAMDEVSGALVATTLVLVAVFVPVAFIGGITGQMYKQFAITIAISVVISGIVALTLSPALAALLLKPGHHEKRGFFRWFDNAFARLTDGYSRVVALVIRRLVLALLLFAGMIALSVVMMRSIPTSFLPPEDQGYLLGAVIMPDAASLDRTGNVSQHVTDYFMKQPAVGSVTVVDGYSLLDSQTKNNAATFFVGLKGFDERYKWANIKSQNARAVLLGAYANLSKVKEGIILPVNPPSIPGLGTTGGTEMWIQSKGDATIAQLAGVVKDFVARAKQRPELSGVTSTFNASAQQLLVDVDRDKSETLGVPVEEVYSAMQLMFGSQYVSQFSRSSRLWQVILQAEPSYRLKPEDLNQIFVRSRTGSMVPLKAVVTSRYVTGPDLVTRFNNFPAVKITANAAPGYSSGQVLDALDDVARLMPAGYGIGWSGEAYEAKQGGAASSLVFVFGLVMVFLILAAQYEKWSLPIGVLLAVPFALFGALLAILLRGLQNDVYFQIGLTILVALAAKNAILIFEFAVLNREGGASVHDATMTAASERLRPIMMTSLAFILGCMPLALATGASANSRHSIATGVIGGMLGATVIAVFFIPMFYYGLQTLSEKTGGRNTPDPTGGTPGGGGSPSAPAGPGGPSVKPSARRQGE, from the coding sequence ATGAACATCTCCCACCACTGCATTGACCGGCCGATTTTCGCGGCAGTCATTTCGATTGTCATCACGCTCGGGGGCGCGTTGACGATGTTCGCGCTGCCGATCGCGCAGTACCCGGACATTACGCCGCCACAGATCACCATCTCGGCCAATTATCCAGGTGCGAACGCGGATGTGGTCGCCAACAATGTTGCGGCGCCCATCGAGCAGCAGGTGAATGGCGCCGACAACATGATCTACATGAACTCGTCGAGTTCTTCTACGGGCAACCTGACGATCAACGCCTATTTCCAGATCGGCACCAACCCGGAACTGGCGCAGGTCGATGTGCAGAACCGCGTGAATCTGGCGCTGCCGCAACTGCCTTCGTCAGTGCAATCGCAAGGCATTCAGGTACAGAAGAAGTCGTCGGCGTTCATGATGGTGATCGCGATCTATTCGCCGAGCAACCGCTACGACGCAACCTACATTGCCAACTACGCGAACATCTATGTGCTGGATGCGCTAAAGCGCATTCCGGGTGCCAATCAGTCGAGCATCTTCGGCAACCCGGACTACGCGATGCGCATCTGGTTGAGGCCGGACCGGATGGCGCAACTGGGCATCACCGCCGCAGACGTGCAGAAGGCAGTTAGCAGCCAGAACCAGCAGTTTGCGGCTGGACGCCTCGGGCAGTCGCCGACGGGCGTCCCGGTCGAACAGTCATTCGCTGTGACGACCACCGGCCGGCTCACGGAGCCGGCAGAATTCGAGAACATCATTATCCGTGCCGCCAATGGGGGGGCGGCGATCGTGCGCCTCAAGGATATCGGCCGTGCCGAACTCGGGCAAAAGGACTATTCGATCCGGAGCAGGTACCAGGGCAAGCCCGCAACGGTCATTGCTGTCTATCAGCAGCCAGGCGCCAACGCACTCGACGTGTCGAAGCAGGTGCGCGCGACGCTTGCCCAGATGAAGCAGTCGTTTCCAGAGGGCATGGACTACAGCATCGCGATGGACACGACCGAGTTCACGCGGGCGTCGATCACGGATGTAGTCCATACGTTCTTCGAGGCGGTGGTGCTGGTCGTGATCGTTGTATTCGTATTCCTGCAGAGCCTGCGCGCCACGTTGATACCTGTGCTTGCTGTACCGGTGTCGATAGTCGGTACGTTTATGGGCATGCAGGCCATGGGCTTTTCGATCAACATGCTGACCCTGTTCGGCATGGTGCTCGCCATTGGTATCGTCGTAGACGACGCGATTATCGTAATCGAGAACGTGGAGCGCAACATGAACGTCCACAAGCTGAATCCGAATGCCGCCGCCAAACGGGCGATGGATGAAGTCTCGGGCGCGCTCGTCGCAACCACCCTGGTGTTGGTCGCTGTATTCGTGCCGGTTGCGTTCATAGGCGGCATTACCGGGCAGATGTACAAGCAGTTCGCGATCACGATCGCGATTTCGGTTGTCATATCAGGCATCGTCGCGCTCACGCTGTCGCCTGCGTTGGCGGCGTTGTTGCTGAAGCCCGGACACCACGAAAAACGCGGCTTCTTCAGGTGGTTTGACAATGCATTCGCACGGCTGACCGACGGTTATTCGCGCGTGGTTGCCCTCGTCATCAGGCGCCTCGTCCTAGCCCTGCTGCTCTTCGCGGGCATGATCGCGCTGTCGGTCGTGATGATGAGATCGATTCCGACATCATTCCTGCCTCCAGAAGACCAGGGCTACCTGCTCGGCGCGGTCATCATGCCGGATGCGGCCAGCCTCGATCGCACCGGCAATGTGTCACAGCACGTCACCGACTATTTCATGAAGCAACCGGCCGTGGGCAGCGTCACGGTCGTCGACGGTTACAGCCTGCTGGATAGCCAGACCAAGAACAACGCGGCAACATTCTTTGTCGGCCTCAAGGGCTTCGACGAGCGCTACAAGTGGGCAAACATCAAGAGTCAGAATGCACGCGCCGTGTTGCTCGGCGCTTATGCAAACCTGTCGAAGGTGAAGGAGGGGATCATCCTGCCTGTGAATCCCCCGTCGATTCCCGGACTCGGAACGACAGGCGGCACGGAGATGTGGATTCAGAGCAAGGGCGACGCGACGATTGCGCAGCTCGCAGGCGTGGTGAAGGACTTCGTCGCCAGGGCGAAACAGCGGCCTGAACTGTCCGGGGTCACCTCGACGTTCAACGCGTCGGCGCAGCAGCTGCTCGTCGACGTGGACCGCGACAAGTCGGAAACCCTCGGCGTCCCGGTTGAGGAGGTGTACAGCGCAATGCAGTTGATGTTCGGCTCGCAGTATGTGTCGCAATTCAGTCGGTCGAGCCGCCTGTGGCAGGTCATTTTGCAGGCCGAGCCGTCATACCGGCTCAAGCCCGAGGATCTCAATCAGATCTTTGTGCGCAGCAGGACCGGCAGCATGGTTCCGCTCAAGGCCGTGGTCACATCGCGGTACGTCACGGGTCCTGATCTGGTGACGCGCTTCAACAATTTTCCGGCGGTCAAGATCACGGCGAACGCCGCCCCTGGCTACAGCTCGGGACAGGTTCTCGACGCGCTTGACGACGTCGCCCGACTGATGCCGGCCGGCTACGGCATTGGCTGGAGCGGTGAGGCCTACGAGGCGAAACAGGGGGGAGCGGCTTCAAGCCTCGTGTTTGTGTTCGGCCTCGTCATGGTGTTCCTGATTCTAGCCGCGCAATACGAGAAGTGGAGCCTGCCGATTGGCGTGTTGCTGGCTGTGCCTTTCGCGCTGTTCGGCGCGTTGCTTGCGATCCTGCTGCGTGGTTTGCAGAACGACGTGTATTTTCAGATCGGGTTGACGATTCTGGTCGCACTGGCGGCCAAGAACGCGATCCTGATCTTCGAGTTTGCCGTGTTGAACCGCGAGGGTGGGGCATCGGTCCATGACGCCACCATGACCGCCGCCAGCGAACGCCTGCGTCCGATCATGATGACGTCACTCGCGTTCATTCTCGGCTGCATGCCGCTGGCGCTCGCAACGGGCGCGTCAGCGAACAGCCGGCACTCGATTGCCACGGGCGTGATCGGCGGGATGCTTGGTGCCACGGTCATCGCTGTGTTCTTCATCCCGATGTTCTACTACGGGCTCCAGACGCTCTCCGAAAAGACGGGCGGCAGGAATACGCCGGACCCAACCGGCGGCACGCCCGGCGGCGGGGGATCCCCTTCTGCTCCCGCTGGTCCGGGTGGACCGTCGGTCAAGCCGTCGGCGAGACGTCAGGGCGAATGA
- a CDS encoding efflux RND transporter periplasmic adaptor subunit, translating into MPDVSRISVRGTYSGHSWGPLAPILASFAVALLAGCSKPAAVPAPSAAEVTVMTITPHNTPVDFEFTAQTQSSREVEIRARVDGFLDKRAYTEGQLVHAGQTLFLMDRKPFEAVLQTAKGELAQQQARLVVAKANLARVVPLAAQNAVSKKDLDDATGSERQAEAAVISAQGQVQTAQLNLSYTTIKSPLTGLSSYARQQEGSYVTAAATGLLTTVYQLDPMWVNFSISENEMLRYRDQIAKGQLQFPPDNDFEVALILADGSEFPARGRINFTNPAFSTETGTFLVRAVFDNPKGTLRPGQFVRARVSGAVRPNAIVVPQHAVLQGDKSHFVWVVDNESKAHQRVVEVGEWHGNDWFITDGLQPGERIVVDGALRVAAGAQLKIVTKPAGAADDAPHAATDAPAAEEQKLARGQSNSTVTR; encoded by the coding sequence ATGCCGGATGTATCACGAATCAGCGTCCGGGGGACGTATTCGGGGCACTCGTGGGGACCGCTGGCGCCGATTCTCGCGAGCTTCGCCGTCGCGTTGCTTGCCGGGTGCAGCAAACCCGCGGCTGTCCCCGCGCCCAGCGCTGCTGAAGTGACGGTGATGACGATCACTCCGCACAATACGCCTGTCGATTTCGAGTTCACTGCACAAACCCAAAGTTCACGGGAGGTCGAAATCCGCGCACGCGTTGACGGCTTTCTCGACAAACGGGCCTATACGGAAGGTCAACTGGTGCATGCCGGCCAGACGCTCTTTCTGATGGACCGCAAGCCGTTCGAGGCTGTGTTGCAGACGGCAAAGGGTGAACTGGCACAGCAGCAGGCGCGACTCGTCGTTGCGAAAGCCAATCTCGCCCGTGTCGTGCCACTTGCAGCCCAGAATGCGGTAAGCAAGAAGGACCTTGACGATGCCACGGGTAGCGAACGGCAGGCGGAGGCCGCGGTTATCTCGGCGCAAGGACAGGTTCAGACCGCGCAACTGAACCTCAGCTACACGACAATCAAGTCGCCACTGACAGGGCTGTCGAGCTACGCAAGACAGCAGGAGGGCAGCTATGTCACGGCCGCCGCGACGGGCCTGCTGACAACTGTCTATCAACTCGATCCTATGTGGGTCAATTTCAGCATTTCAGAAAACGAGATGTTGCGCTACCGGGACCAGATCGCCAAAGGCCAACTGCAGTTCCCACCTGATAACGACTTCGAAGTCGCGCTTATTCTTGCGGACGGCTCGGAGTTTCCCGCCCGCGGTCGTATCAACTTCACTAATCCGGCCTTTAGCACGGAAACCGGAACGTTTCTTGTGCGGGCCGTATTCGACAACCCGAAAGGCACGCTGCGTCCGGGCCAGTTCGTACGTGCCCGGGTGTCCGGCGCGGTGCGTCCGAATGCGATCGTCGTGCCGCAACACGCAGTCCTGCAGGGCGATAAAAGCCACTTCGTCTGGGTCGTCGACAACGAATCGAAAGCCCATCAGCGCGTGGTGGAGGTGGGCGAGTGGCACGGAAACGACTGGTTCATCACGGATGGACTCCAGCCGGGAGAGCGAATCGTGGTTGACGGCGCACTTCGTGTCGCGGCTGGCGCGCAGCTGAAGATCGTCACAAAGCCAGCCGGGGCGGCAGATGATGCGCCGCACGCAGCCACCGATGCACCAGCCGCAGAGGAGCAGAAGCTCGCGCGCGGACAATCGAATAGCACGGTGACCAGATGA
- a CDS encoding YMGG-like glycine zipper-containing protein, translated as MKPLMHIQAGLAFLSVAFSAVAQQPITYPANGQSQQKQNTDTGECQVWAKQTTGVDPVALAQRAANQPGAPQPQGERLRGAAGGAALGAAVGAIAGNAGTGAAIGAVTGTVGGGMQQRRRAQASAQQQQGMQQDTSQQLATYNRAFSACMSGRGYTVQ; from the coding sequence ATGAAACCATTGATGCACATTCAGGCTGGCCTGGCATTCCTGTCGGTGGCGTTTTCAGCAGTGGCGCAGCAGCCGATCACCTATCCGGCGAACGGTCAAAGCCAGCAAAAGCAGAACACCGATACCGGTGAATGCCAGGTATGGGCGAAGCAGACAACAGGCGTAGACCCAGTGGCGCTCGCTCAAAGAGCGGCGAATCAACCCGGTGCCCCGCAGCCTCAAGGTGAGCGGCTCAGGGGTGCTGCCGGCGGCGCTGCACTGGGCGCGGCAGTCGGGGCCATTGCAGGAAATGCGGGAACGGGTGCGGCGATCGGCGCGGTGACGGGCACTGTGGGCGGCGGAATGCAACAGCGTCGCAGGGCCCAGGCGAGTGCACAGCAGCAACAGGGTATGCAACAGGACACCTCGCAGCAGTTGGCGACCTATAACCGTGCCTTCTCGGCATGCATGTCCGGCCGCGGCTACACCGTGCAATAG
- a CDS encoding YSC84-related protein, with translation MIRFVCVLGMVSCCAVLAACSTGQSSSGQASPAQSSSAEASATPMAMDPGLDEEANAALRSLYSDNQKAQEIGQRAKGILVFPDIVKAGFLVGAHHGEGELIENGKVTGYYAHSAVSYGLQAGVQKFSYAMFFMSDSALQNLKTSPGFEVGVGPSIVVVDAGKAKSLTTATMQADIYAFIFDQKGLMAGLGLQGSKITRLSR, from the coding sequence ATGATCAGATTCGTTTGTGTGCTAGGAATGGTTTCATGCTGCGCTGTCCTCGCGGCCTGTTCGACTGGGCAATCGTCTTCCGGTCAAGCATCGCCCGCTCAATCGTCCTCCGCCGAGGCTTCTGCCACTCCGATGGCTATGGACCCCGGATTGGATGAGGAAGCGAACGCTGCATTGCGGAGTTTGTATTCCGACAATCAGAAAGCGCAAGAGATCGGACAGCGGGCGAAGGGCATCCTTGTCTTCCCGGACATCGTGAAAGCAGGCTTCCTTGTCGGTGCACATCACGGCGAAGGGGAACTGATCGAGAACGGCAAGGTGACCGGATACTACGCTCATTCGGCCGTTTCATATGGCCTCCAGGCGGGCGTACAGAAGTTTTCGTACGCCATGTTCTTCATGAGCGATTCGGCGCTGCAGAATCTCAAAACGAGTCCGGGATTCGAGGTCGGTGTCGGTCCGAGTATCGTGGTGGTGGATGCGGGCAAAGCCAAGTCCCTGACGACAGCGACGATGCAGGCCGATATCTATGCGTTCATCTTTGATCAGAAGGGCTTGATGGCTGGCCTGGGTTTGCAGGGTTCGAAGATTACGAGGCTAAGTCGCTGA